The sequence below is a genomic window from Roseivirga misakiensis.
TATGTCACCAAGTAGGTACATATACCTTCTTTTTTTCTTTTTTCTAGGTATTGGTATAATCCATGGGCAATCAAATTTTCCAAAGGAGTATTTGGCGGAAGATTGGGCACCAAAATTAGATTCGCTTCGTACGGCACTCGGTAAAAACGTGTCGTTTAAAAACAAGAAAGGCATGGAGTTAGCCACTTTACTCGCGCTTTCTCACTACCCCGAATTACAAGACAGAAAAGTAAAGGTGATCATTAAAAACATGAGAGGAGCACCTGTAGAGGCTAGTTTTGGTGTTTTCAATTTCATAAAACCTCGACGAAAAAAAGTTTACAAGATTCTTATACAGGAAAACTCTTTCATGGAGCGGCTCAGCCTCAATAAGCAAGTCGCAGCTTTGGGCCATGAAATGGCTCATTTTATCCAATACGAACAAAGAAAATACTTCGGCACCCTCTTTACTTTACTGCAATATGTTATCTCAGATAAGTATAGACTCAGGTTTGAAAAGCAGGCAGATGAGTTGGCTGTGTTACACAACCTCGGACCACAAATGCTAGACTTTGCCTTTTATAGCTCCGACGATCAAATCAGGGAATACATGAAAAGCCTAGACAATGACTAAGGTATATTCCAAAAGCCAATTGGCTCTGCGTAACGGGCAAGATCGAGAAGAAATATGGGTCGCGTTTCAAGGTAAGATTTACGATGTCACAACTTCTAAACTTTGGCGTAATGGTGAGCACTACGAACATTGGGCCGGACAAGACCTTACTGATGAGCTAAAAGATGCTCCCCATACCTCAGGAGTTTTCGAGAAATTTGAAGTCATAGGCGTTCTAGGCTAACGATTCAGACGGTAGCAAACGCATCTGTCAAACCGACGACCAACACTAGCGATAATCCCGTGATTTCGTTGAACTATTTCAGAAAAATATTAGTTTTGCCCCAGTTGACTGACATCAACATTTTCGCCATTGGAATACAGTTATGGGTAATTTGAATACACTTTTTACCACTTAACGAAGAAAACGTTCCATTCGTCGAAAGAATTTGACGGTCTGGTTAGAGATGACCAGATTTGAAGAAATCGAACTGACATGAGGAGAATTAAACTACTTGCTGCTTTGATAGCGCTCGCCCTAATGAATAGCTGCGCTTCGTCGAAAAATGATGAACCATTGTACTTCAAAGATGGTATAGCTAACCTTGAAGGTATGTGGGTATTATCTGGTGAGAATCCTTCAGAACTTGACGTCATTCTTGACCTAGCCTTAAATGGGAACTCCGTGGATATCAAGGCTTGGGGCAAAAATGTAAAATCAAATAACGTCGTTCGTTACAAAGATCAAATCCTAATTTCTTATACCACCACCAGTGGAGATAAATTCAGTATTCTAGGCCAACTTGAAAACAATAACCAGATGCGTATTTCACGGACTTCCGAAGAATTGAATAGCTTCATGCCGATCGGTCAGTTAGGCGAAAAAGTATATCGATTGACTAGAATAAAAGAGGGCCGAAGGCTGGTTGTTAAAAACACTCCTCAACAATAATCCTCCAACAAAGCATTTACCCAAAGTAAGGAAAGTCCATGGCGCGACTATTCTAGCTGTGGGTCTTGATTCACATATAATTCCCGTTTTTTTGATAAACTGACACGGTTAGCCGCAAGAGAAGTATATCTTGCAACTTAGCGCTGTGTAAGCCCAATTGATGCGGCTTGCAGCCATTAATCAAAAGAGCAATTTAACTGAGGGATGAAAATACTTATTGCCGACAGTGGTTTTACCAAAACAGATTGGCGGGTAATTGACGACAAGGGGGATATTTCTCAAGCCAAAACGGAAGGCATCAACCCGTATTACCAAAGCGAAGAAGAAATCTTAAGGGAAATCCAGAATCTCCATAATCAGGTACCAGAAAAAATCGATCGTATTCACTACTACGGTACAGGTTGCTCTTCTGCCCACAACCGAGAAAAAATAGCCAAACTCCTAAAGCGCTATTACCCACATGCAGAAATTGAGGTAAATCACGACCTTTTGGCAGCCGCTCGTTCCCTCTGTGGTGAACAGCCAGGTATTGCGTGTATTATTGGTACTGGTACTAATTCCTGTAGTTATGATGGCCAGAACATCGAGGATAATGTTCCATCACTAGGGTGGGCCGTCGCTGACGAGGGTGGAGGCACTTATTTGGGTAAAACTATGCTCACTGATTACTATCGGAAAGATATACCAGAGCATCTCCGAAAAACTTTTAAAGAAGAGTTTGAACTTACCAGAGATGGTTTCCTGAATAAGATGTACCAAGAGCCTATGCCAGGACGCTTTCTAGCCAGTTTTGCGAAGTTTATTGGCAAGCACATCAACGATCCGTATATGTATAACCTTGTTGCTCATGGCTTTGACTTGTTCCTCACAAAAAACGTATTGAAGTATAAGGATTGTAAGGATTTACCCGTGCACTTTACAGGTTCTGTAGCATATTACTTTGGCGATATTCTCAGGAATGTGGCACAGGAAAAAGGCCTGCATATAAAACATATAACACAACAACCCATTGCTGGGTTGACACTATTTCATCAATAACTCGAAGGCTAAACGACAAACATGAACATTACAGAATCAGAGTCTAATCATCAGGATTTAGATAAAATGTCGGTGAAAGAATTACTCACCAACATCAATCAAGAGGATCAAACTGTCGCTTTAGCAGTGCAAAAAGTAATTCCGCAAATCGAAGGCTTGGTTCGGGAAATAGTGCCTCGAATGCAAATTGGAGGGCGTATTTTCTACATCGGTGCAGGTACTAGTGGTCGGTTAGGCGTGGTTGATGCCTCTGAATGTCCTCCCACCTATGGCGTAGAGCAAGGCATGGTTGTCGGCATTATAGCTGGTGGTGACTCGGCTATTAGAAACAGCGTTGAGTTTGCCGAAGATAGTACGGAACAAGCGTGGGAAGACTTGCAAGAATACTTGATCAATCACAAGGATATTGTGATCGGGATAGCTGCTTCTGGTACTACTCCTTATGTGATTAACGGGTTGAAAAAAGCCAAGGAAAATGGAATTCTAACTGGTTGTATTACCTGTAACCCTGATAGTCCATTGGCTTGGGAGGCTGAATTTCCGATAGAACCGATCGTAGGGCCGGAATTTGTGACTGGTAGCACTCGAATGAAAGCTGGTACTGCACAAAAATTGGTACTCAATATGATTTCTACCTCGGTTATGATCCAACTAGGCCGTGTAAAAGGAAACCGCATGGTAGACATGCAGCTGTCGAATAACAAACTGGTCGATCGGGGTGCTAAAATGATCATGGAAATGCTTCAAGTCAATTATAAGATCGCCGAAGGTCTACTCAAAGAACATGGTTCGGTACGTAAAGTCATCGATTTTATAAAAGACTCTAATGCATAGTATAGAGCCATATTACAATTGGCTGAAGTATTATAATGTAGCAGAAGACCCCAACTCGCCTTACGATGGGAAAGAGTATAATTTCGATTCGTATTCGGAAAACATCTACGGCTACTATATTGACCCGCATTGGGACTTTATGGGTTCTGAAACCCTTTACATTAAAATCCTCTATACCGATTACGACCGGGGATTTATCATTATCGAATTTATAGGAGAATGGAATGACGCGCTGAATAATGACATCATGTTCCTTAAACGGAATATCATAGATCATTTCAATGGTTATGGGATTAATAAATACCTATTGATCGGCGAAAACATCCTTAATTTTCATGGATCTGATGACAGCTATTATGAAGAGTGGTTTGAAGATGTTGAAGATGGATGGATTACAGGCATGAACTTTCCCGCCTTCATACAAGATGAGATGAAAGTCTACAATATCGACAGTTATATCAACTTTGGCGGACAGCTAGACATTGTGAATTGGCGAACGTTGAAGCCAGTTATCCTATTCGAACAAGTCGATCGTATCATAGGGCGAAGAATAGGAATTTAGCGCTGATTAGCGAACCTGTTCTACTTCAACAAGAATCGGGATGAGGTATCTTCTTTGATTGGACAAATCCAAACAAACTGCTCGAGTTCTATTCGTTTTTATCTTTCTAAAAGCCCTTTTTCTGAATACAAACTCCTGTCCAGGCAAAAGATTTCTCAAAGTCGGGCCATCGGATTTAGTCAGGTCATAATTAGAGACGGCTTGCAGTAATTTTGGGTCTGCTGCGGTACTAGCCTTAGGGTTTTTCATGTGTTTTGCCAAAGCTCGTAGAATGTCATCAGGAAAAACTTCTGGCCTTAAAAGTGGCAGCATTAGCTGCTGAAAAGTTCGTTTCCACTCAATTCCGTGCGGTTTTTGTCTAGATTTTGGCTGATGGACCACTCTATGTGCCACTTCATGCACATAAGTAATCAAGAATTGATAAGGGTTGAGATCGTGATTTACTGTAACCGAATGGTTTGCCGTTTTGGGATCATACCTATAATCTCCAAGTTTAGAAGATCGCGCCCGAGTAAGTTTAAAATCAAAAGGTGCTTCAACCCATAGTTGTGTGCAATAAGACAGTGCTGCTTGAGGCACTTTACCCGTTAATGCTTCTTCTATCGAAATCACTATTTCTTTCGGAATACTAGTTTAATTGGAACACCTTCGAAATCGAAACTCTCTCTGATATTATTTTCAAGATACCGCTCATACGGTGCCTTTATATACTGTGGTAGATTGCAGAAAAATGCGATCGTTGGCGCATGGGTTGGCAACTGGGTAATGTACTTGATCTTAATGTGCTTTCCTTTTAAAGCCGGTGGCGGGAAACGATCAATTTGTGGTAAAATCGCATCATTGAGCGCAGAAGTAGATATTTTTCTAATTCTATTATGATAAACTTTTACGGCCAGCTCTATGGCTTGGAAAATCCTTTGTTTCTGGGTGACAGAAGTGAAAATCTGTGGAATCCAATTCAAATGACCCAATTTTTCTTCTAGCTGCGCTTTTGCCTTATTCATGGTGTTAGAATCCTTTTCAATAAGGTCCCACTTGTTCATCATGAGCATAAGGCCCTTCTTATATTTCAGCGCCAAGCTAATTAAGTTCATGTCTTGTGCTTCCAGACCACGAACAGCGTCTACCATAATGATACAGACATCTGAATCCTGAAGGGCCTGAAGGGCGCGCATCACAGAATAAAACTCAATGTCTTCATGCACCTTAGATTTCTTTCGAACACCAGCGGTATCAGTCAAGATAAAATCCTGACCATATAATTTGTACCTGGTATTGATTGAATCTCTAGTAGTTCCGGCAACATCCGTCACAATCGTGCGCTCCTTACCCAATAGTGCATTCATAAAAGAAGACTTTCCGGCATTGGGGCGACCTAAAATGGCAATTCTAGGGATGCCATCATCTGGATTTTCGGTCCCTTCATCTTCAAAATGTTTGACTACTTCGTCCAAAAGCTCCCCCGTACCGGCACCACTGGAAGAGGATATTGGGAAAACCTCTCCAAGACCTAGCCCATAGAACTCGCTCGATTGATATGACCACTCGGCAGTATCGGCCTTATTTGCAGCAATGACCACTGGTTTTTTTAAACCACGAACTATTCTGGCAAAGTCGTTATCCATTCCGGTTAAACCATCATGGCAGTCGGCCATAAAAATGACAACAGAAGCCTCATTCATCGCCTCTTCGACCTGCTCCCGAATTGCCCCTTCGAAAACATCTTCGGATCCAGTAACATAGCCTCCCGTATCAATCACAGTGAAATGTTTTCCCACCCACTCGGCATAGCCATAGTGACGGTCACGGGTAACACCACTTTCATTATCCATAATGGCTTGTCTTTTCTCCACTAAACGGTTGAAAAAAGTCGATTTACCTACGTTAGGTCTACCTACAATCGCTACAATATTTGCCATACTATTGAAATTCTAATTCGCGTAGCCGAAGCCTTTGAGTTTTAGCTCTTTCTTTCTCCAGTCCTGCTCTACTTTTACAAAGGTCTCTAAATGCACTTGTTTTCCGAAAAATGTCTCTAAATCTTTTCGTGCTTCGATACCAACTTTTTTGATCGCCTCGCCCTTATGACCGATAATTATGCCTTTTTGGCTTTTCCGCTCCACATAAATCTCAGCTCTTATTCTGATGATTTTCTCGTCTTCCTTAAACTCCCCCGTTACAACCTGACAACTGTAAGGCACCTCTTTCTTATAGTTTAAAAAGATTTTCTCTCGGATGATCTCATCCACAAAAAACCTCTCTGGCTTATCTGTGAGTGTATCTTTTGGAAAATAAGCTGGGTGTTCGGGTAAAAGGTCTACGATTTTCTCGAATAGCTTTTCAATATTTTGCTTTTCTAAGGCCGAAACCATGACAACAGCGTCAAAATCAAACATCTCTTGCCAATAGGCCGCTTTATCTTCTGCTTGACTCCCTTTAGAAAGGTCAATCTTATTCATGACAAGAATGACAGGCACTTTCTTTTCCTTTAGAAAATTGATCTGCTTCTCCTCTTCGAATTTCTCATAAAGGTCGGCCACAAACAAGATCACATCTGCATCTTCAAACGAGCTATTGACAAAGCTCATCATAGAATCATGAAGTTTATATTCTGGTTTGAGAATCCCTGGCGTATCAGAGTAAATGATTTGAAAGTCGTCTCCGCTCAACACACCCATAATACGGTGACGGGTAGTTTGCGCTTTTGAAGTAATTATCGAAAGGCGTTCACCCACTAAGGCGTTCATCAACGTTGATTTTCCAACGTTGGGTTTACCGATAATACTCACAAAACCAGCTTTATGCGGTTGACTACTCATTTTCCTAAAAATTAAGTGGCAAAGGTACTTGTTTAGAATCGATTTGTCCCTACATTTGTATCCCACTTCGGAAAAACGTCCGAAGTTGATACATCGCGGGATGGAGCAGTTGGTAGCTCGTTGGGCTCATAACCCAAAGGTCACAGGTTCGAGTCCTGTTCCCGCTACTACTAAAAAGGCACTCAATTGAGTGCCTTTTTTTATGCTCCTCTGCCAACGGATCAATGATAATTTTACCACTCAGAATTAGTATCTTATCTAGGCACTATTACCGTATTGATTTGCATAAGATTAGACTAAAGCTATCAGTTCATTTGATTGTCGCATTTGTGGCCTTTACGGTCATCGGAACGCTAAGTCACGAGCTGGGACATATGGCCATAGCTAAAGCCTTGGGCTACTCCACCACACTTCACTATGCATCAATAAATTATGACTACTCTGAGTCAAATTCGCGCATCAACGAAATCTACAGTCAGTATCATGATGAAATAAAAGAGGGGATTGATTTCCCGCTGAAGGAGGAGTATGAATCGTTATTTAAAAAACAGAGATCAAACGGACTTTTGGTCTCTCTTGGAGGCCCGCTACAAACCTGCTTGACCGGGCTCATCGGTATTTTACTCTTAATTTATCAGCGTAAAAAGAACCCCAACAGATTTAACCGATGGAATTGGTTAGGTGTATTTCTGGCGCTATTCTGGTTAAGAGAGATATTCAACCTGACAATATCGGCAGCCAGTAAATTACTCAACCCAAAGAGTTTAAGTTTCTTTGGCGGGGATGAATTATTTATAGCTTATTACCTAAATCTATGGGAAGGCTCTGTCGCCTTATTTCTTGGTATAATAGGCCTTATTATCTCCCTTTTGGTAATATTTAAATACCTGCCCGTCCAGTTCAGACCAACCTTCATTTTTAGTGGGTTAATAGGTGGCGGCCTTGGTTATTATCTCTGGATTTATCAAGTGGGGCCTTTAATTTTACCCTAGCCAATAGTCGCCGAAAAAGATATTTTTTGAAAAGATGAATTTTAAGGCCTTTTTTTTGATGCAACGATTTTTACTAAAACTGTATCTAAGATGTGAATAGATATCATAATATCAATCTATAACATGTCCATAAGGCCAGCTTCTTACCTTCACGTCATTACAATTACCGGCCTGGCCATATTTGTCTCGGCCTGTGTGTCAAAAGGAATGGTCCATGAAAATGAGGTATTTACAGAAGAACTAACAGAACTTAAGGCGTTCTTCTCGATACCTGGCTTAAGCGCGACTATTGCGCAAGGAGATGAGGTTATTTATGAAGAGTTCTTTGGTTACTCGGATCTTCAAAACAAAACAGCGGTAGACTCACAAACCGCCTTCCCTATAGCATCCATTACAAAACTATTTTCTGCTAGTTTAATCATGAAACTAGTCGAGGAGGATCGACTTTCGTTAAACGATCCTGTAAGTGAGTATTTACCTGAATCAGGTCTGAAAAACGAGATTAAGGTCAAGCATTTACTTTCGCATACCTCTCAAGGAGACATTGGTAACCAGTTCTACTATAGTTTTCGGTTCGGATTATTGACTCAAATTATTCAAAAGGCTTCTGGTAAGTCTTTTCAACTTTTAATGGAAGAGAAAATTCTTCAGCCGCTAAAACTAGATGACACTTTTTTGCTGAAAGATTCGGTTCAGTTGGCCCAGAAAGACACCAAATTTGCCCTGCCATACAATCTGGACAATGGAATAGCAGACGGGTTTATTGATTATGGCTATTACACATCTGCTGGGCTTGTATCCACAGGTCGTGACTTGATCAAATTTGCTCAAGCCTTAAAGCACAATTCTTTACTGACTGAAATGTCGAAACAAACAATCTTTCAAGGCCAGAATAATAATCTACCTTATGCCTATGGTATTTTCAATCAAGAAATTCAAGGTTTAGAGGTTCTTTGGGTTTATGGTCAATACGATTCATACTCAAGCCTGTTATTGACCGTACCATCAAAAGATATTACGCTGGTTTTGCTTGCCAATAATAACTTAATGAGCGACCCAGCCAGACTTATTATGGGAAACCTTACCTCTTCATTGTTTGCCATCAGCTTTCTAAAAAACTATGTTTTTGAAAAGAGTAACTTACCCTTGTTTGAGACCAAAGATTTCTCTTTTACTGAGCCAAACATCGATGACTTTTACAGAAAAAAGGTTTTAGCGCAGGCGTTAGCCGAATCTTTTATGGCACGCTTCAATACGGATAAAATGCAGATAAGTGCTCACTTATTAGATGAAACATTCAGCGCTTTCCCAGATTATATCGAGTATGCTGATATTAACCTCTTGCATAATTTAAGTTTCCTTAAAAGTGTGGCGTTTTATAGAGAGCTGGGGGAGTTCAATCAATTCGATACTCAAATCGAAGAAATCGGCAATAAGGTTTTGCATGAAGCGCCAAATAACCCTTACGCACACTCTTATCTAGGTACATTTTACGACAGGAAAGGTGATAAGGAAAAGGCTCGCTTCCATTTTCGATCAATTATCGAGGCAGAAAACTTCTCTACGAGTTGGTATACCAACGAAGCCAAAGCATGGCTAATCGATAACCAATAGATGGGGTATTAGGCCGATCGAATCGAGCAATTTGATGCAGTTTTTGGTGTTTTTAGTCTTGAAAGCTCAAAATGGCCTCTAGGCAGCGTTTAGCCGTATTGCCATCCCACAATGCTGGCTTTTGAGGCTGTCTGTCTTTTGTTAAAAAGTCATTGAAGTATTTCTCTACCAATTCCATGTTATTTCCAACAAGGACTGACACTCCACCATGCTCTTTTAGAGTAACTGGCCTTTCCGTAGAATCTCTCAATGTAATGCATGGTGTGCCTAAATAGGTACATTCCTCTTGTATCCCCCCACTGTCGGAAAGGAAAAGTTTTGCTTCGGTGTTCAGTTTAAGTAACTCTAAATATCCGATGGGATTTAATAAGACGAGCCCACTTATTTGTGTAAATCTTTCCCATAATCCGAATGTTTTCAGCTGTTTTTCGGTTCTAGGATGCAGCGGTAAAACTATAGAAAGCTTGGGACAAATCTTATTCTCCAAAGTTTCCACAATGCTCAAAAGCACGTTTCTGTCATCTACATTGGAAGGTCTGTGCATGGTCATTAAACCGAAATTGTTTTCCTCAATTGCCGATTGTACCACACTTAGGTTCTTGAATCTGTTGGCCTCAATGATTTCTTGGGTATTAAGAAGTTTCGCTTGCTCAACATTTTTTACCAGCGTATCGATCATAATGTTTCCGACGAACTTGATACTCTCCTCAGGCTTACCCTCTCTGCGCAAGTTATCTGACGATATAGTATCTGGTGTCAAGAGTAGATCAGAGATACTATCAGTTACCATCCGGTTAATTTCCTCTGGCATTCGCTTGTCAAATGACCTCAGGCCTGACTCAATATGGCACACTTTGATTTGATGCCTTTTCGCAATCACCGAACAACTAAGCGTCGCATTAACATCACCAATTACGACCACCCAGTCAGGCTTAACTTCCTGAAGCAGTTCATCAAACGCAATCATTGTTTGTCCCAATTGGACACCATGACCACCCGATCCGATATTCAAATTATGATCAGGCCTTGGTATACCTAAGCGTTCAAAAAATATATCTGACATGAGCGGATCATAATGTTGACCCGTATGAACCAATATGTGGTCAACCAACTTTTCATTAGCTTCATTGTGACGTTGGATTTCATGTATAAAGGGGGCTACCTTCATAAAATTTGGGCGTGCTCCTACAACAGATAATACTTTCATGGTACGATGTTCTGGTTTCAAATAACCACTATTATGTCGTCATCAGAAACATTTTTAAACAAAAAAGGCCATCGTTAAGATGACCTTTCTATTCAATTATTATCAACTTTCACCTAATAGGCTTGCTTTAAGGTTTGACTACAGTAATCAGGTAATTTCCACTAATACCTGCCCTAGTGGCACCTGCGTGCTCGAAACTAAAGCGCAGTGACGATAGTGCTAAAAATTCTACCGTTACGAGTTCACCAGTATCCAGAATGATCAATGTGCCATCAGTATCTGTTGGAGCCCAATCCCATGTGCCTGACGCATTAAATAAGTCTGCTGCATTAGTGGTTTGGTAAGTACCATCGGCAAAAGAAACACTGAACCCTGGGTAGTTTAAGGATATGTCCTCTCCATCCAAAACAATACTTCCCTCTGTTCCCAAAGTCCACTGACCACTCAAAAGTTCGAAAGCCAAATCTCGCAATGTTGGGTTATCATCATCTTTACAAGACCAAACCGCAAAAAGCGATAAAATGGCTAAAACCGATATATATTTCTGAATCTTCATATCACTTATTTCTATCGTTTGATCATTACTTTCTTCCTCACTACTGACGTACCATTAGTGAATTGTATAATGTAGATACCCATCTCATAACGAGAGACATCTAACCTCAATTCTTTGTCTGTATAATCCTGAACTCCATAGAGCTTAATACCCGTTGCGTTAACGATCTCAATGTCTAGTTTGGTGGCTGCTAGTTCGGATAAGTCTATTGTAAGTATCCTGTCAGCAGGATTCGGATAAATTGAAATGTTTGATGGATCAATGGTACCGTTATCAACCGAAGTAATGATCGCACCTGCGCCGCTTACCGAGTGACCAATAGTTATTGATTCTGGGTTTCGACCTTCTTGTTGGAAAGTATAGTTAAAGGTAATTATACCACTATAATTGCGTGCTTCGGTTGGAATAAAGGCAATCACTACAGGCACACTTTGGCCGACTGGAATCTGAACAGAACCTGTGAGTACTTCAAAACCTGGTACCGTGTTCCCTGCCGACCTTACTTCAACTGGAATCTCTCCGTCGTTGGTAATTGTTATTGTTCTTTGCTGACTTCTACCCAAAGCAGACACATCGAAGACTGTCTCATCCTCAACTATAAATACTGACGGTTCGAGGACGTTCTCGATAGTAATGTCCAGCGCTTTCTCGATTTCACCACCAAAACCATCATCTGTTTTCACTCTTACTGAGTAGCTGCTTCTTACTTCAAAGTCGAAGACTTCAGCTGCCTTTAACTGGTTACCATCAATGGTGAAGCTGCCATTATCGTCAGCACCATCACCTGCAACTAGCGTATAAGTATGATTATCTCCAGTATCATCATCTGTGCTCGCCAATTCTCTAGCTACATCCCCTATTAGGTTATTCTCAGAAATAGTCCCTGTTGTTGTGATATCCGTTGGTGCGAAGTTGGTCGTATAAATTTCGCCTGATGTAAAGTCAGCATTTCCTATTCCTGTTCCACCTAAAGAATTAAGCGCATCGTCTAGAATGGTATCATCATCCTTCAAGTTAATGCCTATCGTGCCTTCACCTGAGATGCCATTTACATTCACCTCATAGGTTTTACTATCAATAGCGGTAACTGTATTTAGAGCGGCCGTTGCACCAGATAAAGAGATTTCAAAGTCTGCCAAATCAACACCACTCACTGATTCAGAGAATAGGACAGTAAAGTTAGCAGTCGATGTATTTGTATTTAATTGATCAGCTTCTTTCCTAGTAATCGAAGTTACTGTTGGTGCCGTTCCATCAAAGACCTTGCTTACGGTATTGCTGGCAGCACTTGCATTGCCTGGTATATCGGATGCTACTCCGGCGGCTAAGCTTACGGTCACAGTCCCATCTGCTTCTGGTGTGATATCAGCTGACCATACACTTCCAGCTATTACTTCTGTGAAATTATCGGCAGTACCGTTAGTTACGGTAATATCAGCTAGCGCAAAACCTTCCACTTGCTTATCATAACTGAAGGTAGTCGTAAAGGCTGTGTTGGTTAATTCCACACCGGTAGTAGATAATGTTGGCACTGGTCTAACTCCATCTACGAGAACAGTCGCCAAAGAAGCGGTGTTGTTTAGAGAAAGAATTGCGTCTACCCCAAACTCATCTCTCATTGTACCACCATTTAGTTCCATAGGGGCGTCTAAGCTAATGCCATCTGCATCTAAGTCATCTTCCACTACGGTATATCGGAAAACAATGCTAGTGCTATTGTTAACCGATCCTACTTGAGTTGCATTAACAGTTTTGCTACCAATAGTTACTGGCAGTGTCGCTGTTCCTGTTATCGTCACAGGTAGCACCATATTAACAGTAAAATCGAGTGCATCTCCGATTGCGTAAGTATCAGCTGTTGGTACGTCAACATTATCAACTACCGAGGCTGCTATAGTGGTAAAGCTCCAATCCGTATTGTTGCTTATACCTGCATAATCATTACCCGCATCGTCAGTAAAGACTCCTGCATCAATTGTGACATAGAACGTAGTGAACGGTGGTAAAATAAGGTTATCTGGATTGATCGTAACATTACTTCCACTGATGGACACCTTGCTGCTAGTAACATCGATGGTTTCCAGTACTACATCATCACTCATTCGTTTGATGACAATATCTCCCGTTCCTTTATTCATGTTCTCTCCAAAAGTCATGGTCAAATCTGAACTTGGTAGAATATCTACCGCATCGTCTGCTGGTGATAATACTGGATCAACTATGATCGCTTTCTTTTCTGTTGTACCAGTGACTGCACTTCCAGTATTTGAAAAACCATCGGTTAGTTCTAGAGATATTGTAAGTGTACCATCTCCTAGACCAGTTAAATCGCCTAAAGTAATCTGATCTGTTGCAGTCGCAATTGTACCTGTTCCAGTAACATTGGTTCCACCACCTGCTGAACTTATGGTGAAGTTATAAGTTGTTCCTACTTCTGCTCCTGCCATAGTAATGGTACTAGAAGTTAGTTCTGTACTTATGATCAAGTTATCGTCAAAATTGACGCTGTATCCGCTTGGCGCAGTATTGTCATCCTCGTTGGTCAGTATTCCTGTACCAGTAGCCGTTGCTATGGTCACGCCCTTGTTTCCATCAGCTACATTGGATAATGTTACTGTAAAGTCTTCATCGGATTCTTCAGTCATATCGCCAGTTATATCAACTGTAATCTGCTGTACTTCACCGTCTGTTCCATTAAAAGTGAGCGTTCCGCTCGC
It includes:
- the era gene encoding GTPase Era, which gives rise to MSSQPHKAGFVSIIGKPNVGKSTLMNALVGERLSIITSKAQTTRHRIMGVLSGDDFQIIYSDTPGILKPEYKLHDSMMSFVNSSFEDADVILFVADLYEKFEEEKQINFLKEKKVPVILVMNKIDLSKGSQAEDKAAYWQEMFDFDAVVMVSALEKQNIEKLFEKIVDLLPEHPAYFPKDTLTDKPERFFVDEIIREKIFLNYKKEVPYSCQVVTGEFKEDEKIIRIRAEIYVERKSQKGIIIGHKGEAIKKVGIEARKDLETFFGKQVHLETFVKVEQDWRKKELKLKGFGYAN
- a CDS encoding N-acetylglucosamine kinase, which codes for MKILIADSGFTKTDWRVIDDKGDISQAKTEGINPYYQSEEEILREIQNLHNQVPEKIDRIHYYGTGCSSAHNREKIAKLLKRYYPHAEIEVNHDLLAAARSLCGEQPGIACIIGTGTNSCSYDGQNIEDNVPSLGWAVADEGGGTYLGKTMLTDYYRKDIPEHLRKTFKEEFELTRDGFLNKMYQEPMPGRFLASFAKFIGKHINDPYMYNLVAHGFDLFLTKNVLKYKDCKDLPVHFTGSVAYYFGDILRNVAQEKGLHIKHITQQPIAGLTLFHQ
- the murQ gene encoding N-acetylmuramic acid 6-phosphate etherase, with the protein product MNITESESNHQDLDKMSVKELLTNINQEDQTVALAVQKVIPQIEGLVREIVPRMQIGGRIFYIGAGTSGRLGVVDASECPPTYGVEQGMVVGIIAGGDSAIRNSVEFAEDSTEQAWEDLQEYLINHKDIVIGIAASGTTPYVINGLKKAKENGILTGCITCNPDSPLAWEAEFPIEPIVGPEFVTGSTRMKAGTAQKLVLNMISTSVMIQLGRVKGNRMVDMQLSNNKLVDRGAKMIMEMLQVNYKIAEGLLKEHGSVRKVIDFIKDSNA
- the der gene encoding ribosome biogenesis GTPase Der, whose product is MANIVAIVGRPNVGKSTFFNRLVEKRQAIMDNESGVTRDRHYGYAEWVGKHFTVIDTGGYVTGSEDVFEGAIREQVEEAMNEASVVIFMADCHDGLTGMDNDFARIVRGLKKPVVIAANKADTAEWSYQSSEFYGLGLGEVFPISSSSGAGTGELLDEVVKHFEDEGTENPDDGIPRIAILGRPNAGKSSFMNALLGKERTIVTDVAGTTRDSINTRYKLYGQDFILTDTAGVRKKSKVHEDIEFYSVMRALQALQDSDVCIIMVDAVRGLEAQDMNLISLALKYKKGLMLMMNKWDLIEKDSNTMNKAKAQLEEKLGHLNWIPQIFTSVTQKQRIFQAIELAVKVYHNRIRKISTSALNDAILPQIDRFPPPALKGKHIKIKYITQLPTHAPTIAFFCNLPQYIKAPYERYLENNIRESFDFEGVPIKLVFRKK
- a CDS encoding SprT family zinc-dependent metalloprotease — its product is MISIEEALTGKVPQAALSYCTQLWVEAPFDFKLTRARSSKLGDYRYDPKTANHSVTVNHDLNPYQFLITYVHEVAHRVVHQPKSRQKPHGIEWKRTFQQLMLPLLRPEVFPDDILRALAKHMKNPKASTAADPKLLQAVSNYDLTKSDGPTLRNLLPGQEFVFRKRAFRKIKTNRTRAVCLDLSNQRRYLIPILVEVEQVR
- a CDS encoding cytochrome b5 domain-containing protein, producing the protein MTKVYSKSQLALRNGQDREEIWVAFQGKIYDVTTSKLWRNGEHYEHWAGQDLTDELKDAPHTSGVFEKFEVIGVLG